A section of the Aminivibrio pyruvatiphilus genome encodes:
- a CDS encoding NifB/NifX family molybdenum-iron cluster-binding protein, which translates to MTKAAIALDGNIISEHFGKVREFLFVTFEDGKELSREVIPAPSADHAPGVFPNWVKSMGADVVMAGGMGVKAKQFFQALGVRVLTVPSMDAEEGVKALLAGAVRTVETDCGHGADQDCSHESGHDCGK; encoded by the coding sequence ATGACGAAGGCGGCCATCGCTCTGGACGGGAATATCATTTCGGAACACTTCGGGAAAGTCCGGGAGTTTCTTTTCGTGACCTTTGAGGATGGGAAAGAGCTTTCCAGGGAGGTCATCCCGGCACCTTCGGCCGATCACGCCCCTGGCGTTTTCCCCAACTGGGTGAAATCCATGGGGGCGGACGTCGTTATGGCCGGAGGAATGGGCGTCAAGGCAAAGCAGTTTTTTCAGGCCCTTGGAGTCCGGGTTCTCACGGTACCTTCCATGGATGCCGAAGAAGGTGTGAAGGCCCTTCTTGCCGGAGCGGTACGGACCGTGGAGACCGACTGCGGTCACGGAGCGGACCAGGACTGCAGCCACGAATCCGGTCACGACTGCGGAAAATGA
- a CDS encoding ATP-binding protein — MSIREVVLISGKGGTGKTTLTASLAAVAEERKILADADVDAPNLALLLHPAETHREPFSGMSIADADRERCSGCGICESACRYDAIHVRDGKAVVDEGFCEGCRVCLFVCPEQCISQKKIERGTIRRGETALGPLWHARLNPGGENTGLMVALLRKEARKEAKRIGATLIITDGPPGIGCPVTSSVTGADFAVIVSEPSRSALSDLRRAAELCGILAVPFGIVINRWNLSEELTETLKKTCGEQGWPLLGTVPFDERIAEAVGAGRIPVPEMGDALPALWGSIRKTGRLGQ, encoded by the coding sequence ATGAGCATCCGGGAGGTTGTCTTAATCAGCGGCAAGGGCGGAACCGGAAAGACCACCCTGACGGCCTCTCTCGCAGCCGTCGCGGAAGAGCGAAAAATCCTTGCGGACGCCGATGTGGACGCGCCGAACCTGGCCCTTCTGCTGCATCCCGCAGAGACGCACCGTGAGCCCTTTTCGGGCATGTCCATAGCTGACGCGGACCGGGAACGGTGCAGCGGATGCGGGATCTGCGAATCGGCCTGCAGGTATGACGCGATCCATGTCCGGGACGGAAAGGCCGTCGTCGACGAAGGCTTCTGCGAGGGGTGCAGGGTGTGCCTTTTCGTGTGCCCCGAGCAGTGCATTTCCCAAAAAAAGATCGAGCGGGGAACCATACGCCGGGGAGAAACCGCCCTGGGGCCCCTGTGGCATGCCCGGCTGAATCCCGGCGGAGAGAACACCGGCCTGATGGTGGCCCTTCTGCGGAAGGAAGCCCGGAAGGAAGCGAAAAGAATCGGGGCGACGCTCATAATCACCGACGGGCCTCCGGGCATCGGCTGCCCGGTAACCTCGTCGGTAACGGGGGCCGATTTCGCTGTGATCGTTTCCGAGCCCTCCCGGTCCGCCCTGTCGGATCTCCGTCGGGCTGCGGAATTGTGCGGTATACTGGCGGTGCCTTTCGGTATCGTGATCAACCGGTGGAACCTCTCGGAGGAACTCACGGAAACCCTGAAGAAAACGTGCGGGGAGCAAGGATGGCCCCTTCTCGGCACGGTTCCTTTCGACGAAAGAATCGCAGAGGCCGTAGGCGCAGGCCGCATACCCGTCCCCGAGATGGGGGACGCACTGCCGGCACTGTGGGGTTCAATACGAAAAACAGGGAGGCTGGGACAATGA
- the carA gene encoding glutamine-hydrolyzing carbamoyl-phosphate synthase small subunit, with protein MRNCFLVLGSGECFGGISFGSRAPGVSGLVSGTEGAAAGEVVFNTAMGGYHEMLTDPSYTGQIVALTCPHAGNYGCLDEWSERGPDEPSMPEIKLSGLVVRSLHSGPVPGGRTTLHEFLKKHGIPGIQGVDTRALTLRLRTGGSCAGVIVSSPEGALSGEEMSRVLAYLGSVPSMAGRNLLPSVGTRTEKHPGGRGTLHFAVVDCGVKGNILRELSLRGVSSTVYPWTAAPEDILRSSPDGVLFSNGPGDPAVLTPLADVIRTLLGRLPVFGICLGHQVIAHALGGTTKKMKFGHHGCNHPVRDERTGQVQVTSQNHGFEVDGSSLPPGVIIRFRNANDGTVEGLSHDSLPLLSCQFHPEAAPGPRDSLWIFDEFVHMAAVYAAHKEAHSCPPAKI; from the coding sequence ATGAGGAACTGTTTTCTTGTACTTGGCAGCGGGGAATGTTTCGGCGGCATATCCTTCGGGAGCAGGGCTCCCGGGGTTTCCGGCCTTGTTTCCGGGACGGAAGGCGCGGCAGCGGGTGAAGTGGTTTTCAACACGGCCATGGGCGGATATCACGAGATGCTGACCGATCCGTCCTACACCGGCCAGATCGTGGCGCTCACCTGCCCTCACGCAGGCAATTACGGATGCCTGGACGAATGGTCGGAACGCGGTCCCGACGAGCCCTCCATGCCGGAAATCAAGCTGTCGGGTCTGGTGGTGCGGTCCCTGCACTCCGGTCCCGTGCCCGGGGGAAGGACGACCCTCCACGAATTCCTGAAAAAACACGGCATACCGGGGATACAGGGGGTGGACACTCGTGCCCTGACCCTTCGGCTCCGGACCGGGGGAAGCTGCGCCGGCGTCATAGTGAGTTCCCCGGAAGGCGCCCTGTCCGGAGAGGAAATGAGCCGTGTTCTCGCCTACCTTGGAAGTGTGCCGTCCATGGCGGGGCGGAACCTTCTCCCGTCGGTGGGAACCAGGACGGAGAAACATCCCGGGGGCCGGGGAACTCTCCATTTCGCGGTGGTGGACTGCGGTGTGAAGGGGAACATCCTCAGGGAACTCTCCCTCAGGGGAGTCTCTTCCACAGTGTATCCATGGACGGCCGCGCCGGAGGACATTCTCCGGTCCTCCCCCGACGGCGTTCTCTTTTCCAACGGGCCGGGAGATCCGGCTGTCCTGACGCCCCTTGCGGATGTCATCCGGACCCTTCTGGGCCGCCTTCCGGTCTTCGGCATCTGCCTGGGGCACCAGGTAATCGCCCATGCCCTGGGCGGAACCACGAAAAAGATGAAATTCGGCCACCACGGGTGCAATCACCCGGTCCGGGACGAGCGGACGGGACAGGTCCAGGTGACCAGCCAGAACCACGGTTTCGAAGTTGACGGTTCCTCCCTTCCCCCCGGGGTGATAATCCGGTTCCGCAACGCCAATGACGGCACGGTGGAGGGGCTCTCCCATGACTCCCTGCCCCTTCTCTCCTGCCAGTTCCATCCGGAGGCCGCGCCCGGCCCCAGGGACTCCCTGTGGATTTTCGACGAGTTCGTACACATGGCGGCTGTTTATGCCGCCCATAAGGAGGCACACTCATGCCCGCCCGCAAAGATCTGA
- a CDS encoding DUF5320 domain-containing protein produces MPARNGTGPLGMGPMTGWGRGWCGGGRGMGRGFAGYGRFGMGRGFGGVWAAPVTPEMEEQALRQEMEMLRSRMDELQARLGKDRGE; encoded by the coding sequence ATGCCTGCACGGAACGGAACGGGACCCCTCGGAATGGGGCCCATGACAGGTTGGGGAAGAGGATGGTGCGGCGGCGGCAGAGGTATGGGCCGCGGCTTTGCCGGATACGGCAGGTTCGGCATGGGACGGGGGTTCGGCGGCGTATGGGCGGCCCCGGTCACGCCGGAGATGGAGGAGCAGGCTCTCCGGCAGGAGATGGAAATGCTCAGATCCAGGATGGATGAGCTGCAGGCGCGGCTCGGAAAGGACAGGGGAGAATGA
- a CDS encoding NifB/NifX family molybdenum-iron cluster-binding protein, producing MIRIAVAASGKEETSQVADRFARAPFFIIADEEGNILEAFENDAGAEQHGAASKALMTLSQKQVSVLLAPRMGPNALGFLQQANMEAFCADGMTVRQALDGYKNSSLEKIAK from the coding sequence ATGATCCGGATCGCAGTCGCGGCATCGGGAAAAGAGGAAACATCCCAGGTGGCGGACAGGTTTGCCCGCGCACCCTTTTTCATCATAGCGGACGAAGAAGGAAACATCCTGGAGGCTTTTGAAAACGACGCCGGGGCAGAGCAGCACGGAGCGGCGTCCAAAGCCCTTATGACCCTGTCGCAGAAACAGGTTTCCGTTCTGCTGGCTCCCAGGATGGGACCGAACGCCCTCGGTTTTCTGCAGCAGGCGAATATGGAGGCATTCTGTGCCGATGGAATGACGGTCAGGCAGGCCCTGGACGGATACAAAAACTCATCCCTTGAAAAAATAGCCAAATAG
- a CDS encoding 4Fe-4S dicluster-binding protein, protein MKIAVASGKGGTGKTSISASLVLARPRVLAIDLDVEEPNLSILLGCAETEALSVTMPSAKIDGSACISCGTCAKACVYGAIAWLGGGIPVINGSLCRGCGLCSRVCPPGAIFEEEQAVGEVRSGKCGGISFLEGRLRVGSVNTVHVIGETVKKAETLGASDWVMDCPPGTACPVAASLRHADMALLVTEPTPFGRSDLEGMLELTADMRIPSALVINKTGIGNVPLEDLCRRFGTEILARFPFSRSAAECGARGESPFKTDAGWAETTRSLWSEIERRFS, encoded by the coding sequence ATGAAAATAGCGGTGGCCAGCGGCAAGGGAGGCACGGGAAAGACAAGCATCTCGGCCTCCCTTGTGCTTGCGAGGCCTCGGGTACTGGCGATCGATCTTGACGTGGAGGAGCCGAACCTTTCCATTCTGCTCGGCTGCGCTGAAACTGAAGCCCTGTCCGTTACGATGCCGTCGGCGAAAATCGACGGGAGCGCATGCATTTCTTGCGGCACATGTGCGAAGGCCTGCGTTTACGGGGCCATCGCCTGGCTGGGCGGGGGGATTCCCGTCATCAACGGATCCCTGTGCCGGGGGTGCGGGCTCTGTTCCAGGGTATGCCCCCCGGGGGCGATTTTCGAGGAGGAACAGGCGGTCGGCGAGGTCAGGTCAGGAAAGTGCGGCGGCATTTCTTTCCTTGAGGGAAGACTCCGGGTCGGAAGCGTCAATACGGTGCACGTCATCGGGGAAACAGTCAAAAAGGCGGAAACGCTTGGGGCTTCCGACTGGGTGATGGACTGTCCTCCCGGCACTGCCTGCCCCGTGGCGGCGTCCCTCCGCCATGCCGACATGGCCCTGCTGGTGACGGAGCCCACACCCTTCGGACGGTCCGACCTGGAGGGCATGCTTGAACTGACGGCGGACATGAGAATTCCTTCCGCTCTCGTGATCAACAAGACGGGCATCGGCAACGTCCCGCTCGAAGACCTGTGCAGACGGTTCGGCACGGAGATCCTCGCACGCTTCCCGTTCTCCCGCTCCGCGGCGGAATGCGGGGCCCGGGGGGAATCGCCCTTCAAAACCGATGCCGGATGGGCTGAAACCACACGGTCGCTCTGGTCGGAGATCGAAAGGAGATTCTCATGA
- a CDS encoding NCS2 family permease, with translation MASLLENRFHLKEAGTDVRTEVLAGITTFMTMAYIIFVNPGILQNAGMPFGALMTATCLASALATFLMAFMANYPIALAPGMGLNAFFAFGVVLGMGISWQVALAAIFIEGILFILLTLTKVRESIVNGIPKSLKIGISTGIGLFIAFIGLQSAGIIVKNDAVLVGLGNMKSVEVLLAFAGFFIMVTLEVRKVRGSILWGILAVTALAVALGVTKMPDGVLSMPPSVLPIFGKMDFSGLANPNFWIVMFSFFFVDFFDTVGTLVGVTNRAGMLDSEGRLPRASRALMADAIGTTAGAVLGTSTVTSYVESASGVEQGGRTGLTAFVTGILFLLALFFSPIVSIVPACATAPALVLVGIFMMASLKDLDFTDWTNFVPACVALFVMPFTYSIAHGIEFGIISFAVLKILGGKAKEVSPIMLGLAVLFIAKEIFF, from the coding sequence ATGGCTTCATTGCTTGAAAACCGCTTTCATCTGAAGGAGGCGGGAACGGACGTCCGCACGGAGGTCCTGGCAGGAATCACCACGTTCATGACCATGGCGTACATCATCTTCGTAAACCCCGGAATTCTGCAGAACGCCGGCATGCCTTTCGGTGCCCTCATGACGGCCACGTGTCTGGCGAGCGCCCTGGCCACGTTCCTCATGGCCTTCATGGCCAACTACCCCATCGCCCTCGCGCCGGGCATGGGGCTCAACGCGTTCTTCGCCTTCGGCGTGGTCCTCGGCATGGGGATCTCCTGGCAGGTGGCCCTGGCCGCCATCTTCATCGAGGGTATCCTCTTCATCCTTCTCACCCTCACGAAAGTCCGGGAGAGCATCGTCAACGGCATTCCCAAGTCGCTGAAGATAGGAATCTCCACGGGAATCGGCCTGTTCATCGCCTTCATAGGCCTCCAGAGCGCCGGAATCATCGTGAAGAATGACGCGGTCCTCGTCGGCCTCGGGAACATGAAGTCCGTGGAGGTCCTTCTCGCCTTCGCCGGATTCTTCATCATGGTGACCCTGGAAGTCCGGAAGGTGAGAGGGTCCATCCTCTGGGGCATCCTCGCCGTCACGGCACTCGCCGTGGCTCTCGGCGTGACGAAAATGCCCGACGGCGTTCTCTCCATGCCTCCTTCCGTTCTGCCCATCTTCGGGAAGATGGACTTCTCGGGGCTGGCCAACCCCAACTTCTGGATTGTCATGTTCTCTTTCTTCTTCGTTGACTTCTTCGACACGGTGGGAACCCTCGTGGGCGTCACAAACCGGGCCGGCATGCTCGACTCCGAGGGCAGGCTGCCAAGGGCGAGCCGGGCCCTCATGGCGGACGCCATCGGAACCACGGCGGGAGCCGTGCTCGGAACCTCCACGGTGACCTCCTACGTGGAAAGCGCCAGCGGCGTGGAGCAGGGAGGCCGGACGGGCCTCACGGCCTTCGTCACGGGAATTCTCTTCCTGCTGGCCCTTTTCTTCTCCCCCATCGTCTCCATCGTGCCCGCCTGTGCCACGGCTCCCGCGCTGGTCCTCGTGGGCATCTTCATGATGGCGAGCCTCAAGGACCTGGACTTCACAGACTGGACGAACTTCGTCCCCGCGTGCGTGGCCCTCTTCGTCATGCCCTTCACCTACAGCATCGCCCACGGCATCGAGTTCGGCATCATCTCTTTCGCCGTGCTCAAGATCCTCGGCGGCAAAGCGAAGGAAGTCAGCCCCATCATGCTCGGCCTGGCGGTTCTCTTTATCGCCAAGGAAATCTTTTTCTAG
- a CDS encoding Mrp/NBP35 family ATP-binding protein, protein MTLPPKSDKKQIKKIYAVGSGKGGVGKSSVTSLLAVAAARQGKKVGIMDADITGPSIPTFFGLRTFPFGNAEGIEPPKTKLGIRVISMNLLLDDPAKPVVWRGPLLGNAVTQFFTEVKWEDLDVLFIDLPPGTGDAVLTVMQTIPLDGFLLVTSPQEIASLVVRKAAKMAEMLSVPLAGVVENMSAFVCPDCGKRVELFGKSHSPALLEHLGASFWGSLPLDPALAEMADSGTIENYGNEEVFSVLTKGLQEKM, encoded by the coding sequence ATGACTCTACCGCCGAAAAGCGACAAAAAGCAGATCAAAAAAATCTACGCCGTGGGCAGCGGAAAGGGCGGCGTGGGCAAGAGCTCCGTCACGTCCCTTCTCGCCGTGGCAGCAGCCCGTCAGGGGAAAAAAGTGGGCATCATGGATGCCGACATCACCGGGCCGTCCATTCCCACCTTCTTCGGGCTCAGAACCTTTCCTTTCGGGAACGCCGAGGGGATCGAGCCGCCGAAGACGAAGCTCGGAATCAGGGTCATCTCCATGAACCTCCTGCTGGACGACCCGGCGAAGCCCGTGGTCTGGAGAGGGCCCCTGCTCGGCAACGCCGTGACCCAGTTCTTCACTGAAGTGAAGTGGGAGGATCTCGACGTGCTCTTCATCGACCTCCCCCCGGGAACAGGCGACGCCGTGCTCACGGTGATGCAGACCATTCCCCTCGACGGCTTCCTCCTGGTGACCTCCCCCCAGGAGATTGCCTCCCTGGTGGTGCGGAAGGCGGCGAAGATGGCGGAAATGCTCTCCGTCCCCCTCGCGGGCGTGGTGGAGAACATGAGCGCCTTTGTCTGCCCCGACTGCGGAAAGCGGGTGGAGCTCTTCGGCAAAAGCCATTCTCCGGCCCTCCTGGAACACCTCGGCGCTTCCTTCTGGGGGAGCCTCCCCCTTGACCCCGCACTGGCGGAGATGGCCGACAGCGGCACTATCGAGAACTATGGCAACGAAGAAGTCTTCTCGGTTCTGACCAAAGGGTTGCAGGAAAAGATGTAG
- a CDS encoding adenine deaminase, translating to MNVSEYLAVARGDRPADLVLRGARVANVFTLEYEEADVALFGGRIAGVGKGYEGVREEDLSGMVIVPGFIDGHCHIESTMLTPAAFSELAAVRGTTAAAPDPHEIANTCGMAGVEYMWRESLNCPVDLFFTAPSCVPASSFETPFEELDAGAVAEMFARGWCDSLGEVMNYPGVTGGDPALWAKLYASGTRAKSGHAPGLTGKDLCAYLLSGCDSDHESFSAEEGLDKLRRGMMLMIREGATEHNLEELACLVRGNEARSSRCMMVSDDLSARYLRDRGHMDEKIRLAVKSGISPLAALRMVTLTPAEYFGWKDRGAVAPGRIADLAAVDSLENCSVKRVWKRGRLVARDGRLLCGPVPRVEAPASARGNISVPEKEAFEVFVPGGAKIRVVGLRPGQVVTDHLVMDPPVSDGLAAADPSRDICWLAVLEKNRGTGRLALGFVHGLGLKEGAIGSSVAHDAHNFVAAGTDILSLRTALGFLASEGGGIVAIRGGEVLGSLGLPVGGLMNPGSADEVIKGLEAAEEAARSLGTTVDHPFMAMSFLSLSVIPELKLTDQGYVDLGRGGIQSLFTE from the coding sequence GTGAATGTTTCGGAATATCTCGCTGTTGCCAGGGGTGACCGCCCCGCGGACCTGGTGCTCCGGGGAGCCCGGGTGGCCAACGTCTTCACCCTGGAGTACGAAGAAGCGGACGTGGCCCTTTTCGGGGGACGGATTGCCGGGGTCGGCAAGGGCTACGAAGGCGTCAGGGAAGAAGACCTGTCGGGAATGGTCATCGTTCCCGGCTTCATCGACGGCCACTGCCACATCGAGAGCACCATGCTCACCCCCGCCGCCTTTTCGGAACTCGCCGCGGTCCGTGGCACCACTGCGGCTGCCCCCGATCCCCACGAGATCGCCAACACCTGCGGCATGGCGGGAGTGGAGTACATGTGGAGGGAGAGCCTCAACTGCCCGGTGGATCTCTTCTTCACGGCACCGTCCTGCGTTCCCGCTTCATCCTTCGAGACGCCCTTCGAGGAGCTCGACGCGGGGGCGGTGGCCGAGATGTTCGCCAGAGGGTGGTGCGATTCCCTCGGCGAAGTGATGAACTATCCCGGTGTGACCGGCGGTGACCCCGCCCTCTGGGCGAAACTCTACGCTTCGGGAACGCGGGCCAAGTCCGGCCATGCTCCCGGCCTGACGGGGAAGGATCTGTGCGCCTATCTCCTCAGCGGGTGCGATTCCGATCACGAGAGCTTCAGCGCCGAAGAGGGGCTGGACAAGCTCCGCCGGGGCATGATGCTCATGATCCGGGAAGGGGCCACGGAGCACAACCTGGAGGAGCTGGCCTGCCTGGTGCGGGGAAACGAGGCCCGCTCGAGCCGGTGCATGATGGTGAGCGACGACCTCTCCGCCCGCTATCTCCGCGACCGGGGGCACATGGACGAGAAGATCCGCCTCGCCGTGAAGTCCGGCATTTCGCCCCTGGCGGCCCTTCGTATGGTGACCCTCACCCCGGCGGAATACTTCGGTTGGAAAGACAGGGGAGCGGTGGCGCCGGGAAGGATCGCCGACCTTGCAGCGGTGGACTCCCTGGAGAACTGCTCCGTGAAAAGAGTATGGAAGCGGGGAAGGCTCGTTGCCCGGGACGGAAGGCTCCTCTGCGGCCCTGTCCCGAGGGTGGAGGCGCCTGCTTCCGCCCGGGGGAACATCTCCGTCCCCGAAAAAGAAGCTTTTGAAGTTTTTGTTCCCGGTGGAGCGAAGATCCGGGTGGTGGGACTCCGTCCCGGGCAGGTGGTGACGGACCACCTGGTGATGGATCCCCCTGTCTCAGACGGGCTGGCGGCCGCCGACCCCTCCAGGGACATCTGCTGGCTGGCCGTCCTGGAGAAGAACCGCGGCACCGGACGCCTTGCCCTGGGCTTCGTCCACGGCCTGGGGCTGAAAGAAGGGGCCATAGGGTCCTCCGTGGCCCACGACGCCCACAATTTTGTGGCCGCCGGAACGGACATCCTTTCCCTGAGAACGGCCCTCGGATTTTTGGCCTCCGAGGGAGGCGGTATTGTGGCGATCCGGGGCGGGGAAGTCCTTGGCTCCCTCGGCCTTCCGGTGGGAGGCCTCATGAATCCGGGAAGCGCCGATGAGGTCATAAAGGGCCTGGAGGCGGCGGAAGAGGCGGCCCGGTCCCTCGGCACCACCGTGGACCATCCCTTCATGGCCATGAGCTTCCTCTCCCTGTCGGTGATCCCCGAACTCAAGCTCACCGACCAGGGGTACGTGGATCTGGGCAGGGGAGGCATCCAGTCACTCTTTACGGAATGA
- a CDS encoding Fur family transcriptional regulator has product MDEQQHESAVTGFLEKLKGRGLRLTAQREVLFRVIAENLGVPSTVQDIWGKTRDLDPSIGIATVYRTINLLAEMGVVNVIYLNEGEFRLEMPEQKLHISAFCRHCGSLVPLGEEAQKQETLEQWLADAGLELLPQSLAIAGLCGKCREELKDENASPADQGPFGRPGHCPRRRRFRGGQGR; this is encoded by the coding sequence ATGGACGAACAGCAGCATGAAAGCGCCGTGACCGGCTTTCTTGAAAAACTGAAAGGCAGGGGCCTCCGGCTCACTGCCCAGCGGGAGGTGCTCTTCCGGGTAATCGCCGAAAACCTCGGCGTGCCTTCCACGGTGCAGGACATCTGGGGAAAAACCCGGGACCTCGACCCCTCCATCGGCATCGCCACGGTCTACAGGACCATCAACCTTCTCGCCGAGATGGGCGTGGTGAACGTCATCTACCTGAACGAGGGGGAATTCCGGCTCGAAATGCCGGAACAGAAGCTCCATATCTCCGCCTTCTGCCGCCACTGCGGGTCCCTCGTTCCCCTGGGAGAAGAGGCACAAAAACAGGAAACCCTGGAACAGTGGCTTGCGGATGCGGGTTTGGAGCTGCTGCCCCAGTCCCTCGCCATCGCCGGCCTGTGCGGAAAATGCCGGGAAGAGCTGAAGGACGAGAACGCCTCCCCGGCGGACCAGGGACCCTTCGGACGGCCGGGGCACTGCCCGAGGCGCCGGAGGTTTCGCGGAGGACAGGGGCGGTAA